One Mycobacterium sp. SMC-4 DNA window includes the following coding sequences:
- a CDS encoding exodeoxyribonuclease III, whose product MTVSTINVNGVRAAVKQRSQDNLGLLAWLAETVADVVCLQETRADDEQLADALAPALADGWHVASAPPHIKGRNGVAVLSRTSFDAIRIGCGDEEFALHGRYLEVDTAGVTVGSVYVPTGEADTDRQVEKQRFMAALGARMAELMGSGREAVLCGDWNIAHTENDIKNWRGNVKKSGFLPQERQWVTDLLAGGWVDVVRRAHPDVPGPYAWWSWRGKAFDNDAGWRIDYQLATPGLAQRMITARTERPKAYALRWSDHCPVTVHYA is encoded by the coding sequence ATCACGGTGAGCACCATCAACGTCAACGGGGTCCGCGCTGCGGTCAAGCAGCGCTCACAGGACAACCTCGGTCTACTGGCCTGGCTGGCCGAGACGGTGGCCGACGTGGTGTGCCTGCAGGAAACCCGCGCCGACGACGAGCAGCTGGCCGACGCGTTGGCCCCGGCGCTGGCCGACGGATGGCACGTGGCTTCGGCGCCGCCGCACATCAAGGGCCGCAACGGCGTTGCGGTGCTGTCGCGCACCTCGTTCGATGCGATCCGAATCGGTTGTGGTGACGAGGAATTCGCACTGCACGGCCGTTATCTGGAGGTGGACACCGCCGGTGTCACGGTGGGCAGCGTCTATGTCCCCACCGGGGAGGCTGACACCGACCGGCAGGTTGAAAAGCAGCGGTTCATGGCTGCGCTGGGCGCCCGGATGGCCGAGCTGATGGGGTCGGGACGCGAGGCTGTGCTGTGCGGGGACTGGAACATCGCCCACACCGAGAACGACATCAAGAACTGGCGCGGCAACGTCAAGAAGTCCGGCTTTCTGCCCCAGGAGCGCCAGTGGGTGACCGACCTCCTGGCCGGCGGCTGGGTCGACGTGGTGCGCCGGGCCCACCCCGACGTGCCCGGCCCCTATGCGTGGTGGTCGTGGCGCGGCAAGGCGTTCGACAACGACGCCGGCTGGCGCATCGACTACCAGCTGGCCACTCCGGGTCTGGCGCAGCGGATGATCACCGCGCGAACCGAGCGACCGAAGGCCTATGCGCTGCGCTGGTCGGATCACTGCCCGGTGACCGTCCACTACGCGTGA